The DNA region TCTCGCCGACAAAGGAGAAGGAGCGGATCAGGTTGAAGATTTCGTGGCTCATGTCGTGCAATGTCAGGTTGCGCGGGAGGATCTCGGTTTGCAGGGCATCGTGTTGCAGTTTTTCAAACTCCCGTTGCAGATAGCGATCGCCCTCTGGCAGTTGGTAGTTCCTGAAGAAGTCCCGCAGCGGACTTTCTAAATGGAGGAAGTAAGACATTTGCTCGGCCTGTTGACGGGTACGCTGCTCTTCAAAGCAGGTCTGGATATCCTCAAAGATGCCCCGCATGAGATTGGGGTAACGGCCTGAAAGCGCCAGCAGCGCCAGGATTGCCTGTTGCACCTGTAGACTGGGCTTGGTGCCACGGGTGCGGCAGACAATTTTGAACAGCTTATAAACATTAGTCAGGCGCTTGATCGTGCGGGGAGTCAGGTCTACCTGTCTACAACACTCCAGTAGCATATTGAATTCCTGACGGCTGAATTCGCTAAATTTCGCTCCGCCAGTAGCACTGTCTTGCAGCACGACCTGAGCACGCAGGTAGGTTTCCAGTGTATTGGCCATGATCGGACGTACCCGGTAGGGGATTTGGATAATTTTTTCCAGGTAGTCGGTGCCGGAGGGGCTACCGTGGCGCAGCAGCACGCCTTTGTAGAACTGCTCTAGGGCGCGAGTAATGTAGCGCTCGTCGATCGCCAGTACGGCAATAAACAGGGGCGTTTTGACCAGCAGTTGCACGGCTTCGAGGACTTGGACGACCCGACGGGGGGGACAGCGATCCAGGTCGTCGATATACACCACAACGCGGGCTGGCCCTCTGGGGAAAACGGCTTTCAGGTCATTCAGTTTATGAATATATTCCTGACTGCCGGGTGGGGGTGGCAGCAGTCGATAACTGAGGTTGGTCAGATCCTCTTTCACTTGATGCATTAAGCCAAGATTCTTATCGTAAATGCCGTCCTTAATGCGATTGTCAACAAACTCCTGAAGTGAGGCGTATACATTGTCGGGCACCGCTTCCCGCGCTTCCTGCACCTGTTTTTCCAGTTCCTGTGCCTGTTGAGTCAGCTTCTCAATTTCAGCCTGAAGGGTGGCAATACGTTCTTCCTGATGCTTTTGGAATCGTTGTGTCTCTCGCTTAAGCACCGTCTGGGAATCTTTGATTTGGGTTTCGCAATCCAACAACGCTTGTTTGGCCTGGTCATACCACCGCTGTCCCGCCCGCCAGAGTTTTTGTGCCATGCCAATGGCCGGGAGGAGGGGGGCGATAAAGGCAACCAGTTGGGGCACGATCGCACCAGGAAGCTGCCAGGCAATCAGCAGAGGGGCGACCACTGACGCGGCTGCAAAGCCACAGAAAATAACAATCAGGGCCAGGTTTTTGCGCCCCCATTGCTTGAACACTTTGCAGGAGAAATTATAGGGTTTGCCATCGGCATCCGTGCCCTCCAGAATGTTGGAGATCAGCAAGCGCAGGTCTCCGCCGAACTTCCTGAGCGATTCAGCGGTCAGGTCTGGGGGTAAAAGGCTCGTAATTTGTTGGCTAATGTCTCTAAAAGCGTCATCTCCAATCCGTTTTCGCAGCAGCACTCCAGAAACAATCAGGATTTGATTCACCTGTCCCACTAACTCTTGTACCTCTGGTTCCTGAGATTTTTTTAATTGGGTTTTGGCTGTTTCTAATTGCTCCTGTTTCTGTTTCAGGCGATCGTTGACACTCTGCAAAGCCGTTTCTTGTTTATGCAACTCCTCCGTTGCCGCCTGTTTAACAACGTCCCGTGTTTTCCAGAGCAACTCGTCAATTTTTTGCTGCTGGGCTGGATCAAGATTTTCCAGATCAGATTTCTGCAAGACCCGTTCCAGGAAATAGTCTCGTTCTTCATCCCGGACTTGATAAAGCACCTTCCAAATATCGCCGTAGGGAGAGTTCTTAGCGTAGGGATCGATACCGTTATCCCTAAAAAACTTGAATAGCTTTTGCTCTAGAGTAATTTGACGATTTAACTCAAAGAAAATGGTTTGCATCAAGCTGGCCCACAGGTCCGACTTGGCAAACGTCCAGGCATCGAACTTGATCTGGTAAATGTGACCCACGTAAGGCGAGAGTTTTTCGTAGTTGGGGTTTTCGTTCCAGGCTTCGATCGGGTGAACCGGACGACTGCGAATCGTGGTCATCTGAGCCTGCATCAGGTGCATGATGTAAGACTTGCCCCCACCCCAGCCACCGAGAATGCCGACGGCCATGGGTGGCTCCAGATCGCGCATCAGCAATAACCCCGACAGGGCGTTAATTTCATTTTTGAGGTCAAGCAGGTCTCGATCCTGGGCGGCATCATTGCGCAGGGTGCCCCCTTGCAGGGCATCACGGTAGCCTCGCGCCAGCAGGAAGAGGGCACGATCGTACAGTTCTCTTGAAATCAACCGACCCAGGGCTAACTCCCGCTTAACTTCGCGGTTGATCCGCATGGGCAGGTGGGGAGCCAGGGCCAGCAGGATGTCACGACGCTCTATTTTGATTGCAAAAGTTTCTGTTTCGTTGTTGCGGTCTTCAGTGGTTTCAGAGGATTGGTCGATGTGAAGCGATTCGGCCAGTTTGATGATTTCGGGGAGTAGCTCTGGCATGTCGATCGCCAGTTGACTCAGTTGCTCAATTTTGTGAACGCGGGATTCCAGGTTCCGCGCATCGGCCAGGGCAGCATTAAAAATTTCCGATTCAGGAAACGTTTGAGCCAGGGCGACACGGGCACTGACCCGATGGTAGTGATCGCGAATATCACCAATCACATTAATGGCTTCAATCCGCTCTCTGGCTTCAAGACTTGGGATCAGCCGCTGTAAATATTCAGCTTGCAGATAGGGATTTTCGTTCAGTTCCCCGATCCACCGTAAAGCCATTATTTGCAACCCATGGGTTCTGGAACCCACAGGATGTCGGGCGATTTCCACCAGGGCTTCAGCTTGGTAATACTTCCCCTGAATTGCTTCAAGCGAGCCAAGAGGCTCTGCGATAGTGGTGGTATCGGAATTGCCAGCTAAGGCTAATTGAATTTTGACCTTGAGTACGGCGCGGTAATCATCTCCCTGGTAGTGCTGAAGTAACTCGTTAACCTGCTGGGGAAAGTCAGGTGCTAAGGCTATCAGCACCTCGGCTTGATACCCAGGATCTGCAAGGTTATAGATAGTTTCAAAAAATGTTGCTTGCGTTGTTTCTGCAGAGTGTTTGAGCAGGGGAGCTAATCGACTAAAGATATCGGAAACCGCTCGTTCATAAGAGAAGTCATCCCGTTTGGTAGCACCGAGTCCAATGGTTAATGGAATTAGCCTGTTGTAACCGTCTTGATAGAATTGGTTCTCTGGCTCTGCTGATTGTGTTGCGGTTAAGGTTGTTTTTTGTTCGGCTTGGGTGATGAGAGCCGTTGCGAGAGAACTTAGTACTCTCGACTGAAGTTGAGGCAGTGGCAAGGTTTCGACCAGCCTCAATACCGCATCGAAGCAGTCAATCTCTAAAAAGGGTGTGAGAGCTTCCAGGGCTGAGGTACGGTGGTAAGGATTCTGGATGGATCCCTCAACTAACTTGATAGCCTCTGAAAACTGGGCTGAGGGGAGATAGGGCATCAGATTGCTGAGGGTTTCGGCACGAAAGCGATCGTCTGTGATTTCAGTCTCAATTAACTTAAGTACAGCGGGAAATCGACCGGGAGGGAGCCGGGGAATGAGAGCGCTGAGGAATTTGACTTTGTCTTCGTTGCCAGACAGGTGCTGAACAATTTCCAGGGCGACCGGATGCCGGTTTGCAGGTAAAAGCAAAAGGAAGTCTTCCGGGAAGCGGCTGACAGGAGAAGCCAGAATTATAGCGGCTTCAGCCTGATTCAGAGCGGCCTCTGTAAAGAGCTTGAGAGTTGCTGGGGTAAGTTGTGGGGCGAGTTGTGGGGCGATCGCCATTAAATCGTAGGAATGCTTCATGGCTGAAACGGCAGTAAGCCCCTGTTGAAGTAAGCCATGTGCTTGTTGGAGTAACTCCTGCTGTTGTGATTCAGGTAGACGGGGTGCAATCGCACCTAAGCCCATTGCCCTGTAGAGTGACTCCTCAATGCCTTGCGCGATGGCACGGGCTTGTTCGAGAAGGTCTACCGAAGATTTGGGCAATTGAGGAGCAATTGCGATTAAAGCAGTAGCCTTGTTCTGAGAATCATCGAGAGCTTGAATAAGGTTAAGAGTTTTGCGGAAAAGGTGAGTCGCCGATTCGGGCAGGCGAGGCGAGATCGCCCTCAAGGCAGCGGCTCTATCGGATGACCTCATAGCAAATTGCAATGCGTTAGCTACGTTAGTGCCAATAGATTCCACTACAGTTAAAGCTTGTTGAAGCACGTCAGCTTTTTGCGACTCTGGCAAGCAAGACGCAATCGCGCTCAAGGCGACGGCTTTGTATTGTGAGTTGTCAAGTGATTGAGCGGAATTGAGAGCTTGTTGCAGCAGATCGGTAGCAGATTCTGGTAGGCGGGGCGCGATCTCGCTTAAAGCTTTAGCTCTGCTGGATGAGTTCTGAATTGATAACGCAGTAGTAAGAGCTAGATAGAAAATGCCAGGTTGTTGCAATTTAGAAAGGTAGGGGGCAATCTCACTTAAGGCTACAGCTTTGAAGTATGGATCCTCAAGAGATTGAGCCAAGATCAATGCTCGTTGGAGTACTTCAGACTGTTGTGATTTAGACAGGCAGGACGCGATTGCGCTTAAAATAGTGGCTTTGTCAAAGGGATCCTTAAAAGATCGAGCCACAATAAGAACCTGATGGAGCAGGTCTGGGGTAAATTGAGATAAGTGAGATGAGATTGCACCTAAGGCAGCGACTTTAGCATAGGAATTTTCAGGGGACTGAGCTAAAAAAAGAAATTTTTGCAGTAGTTCTGGAGCAGATTCAGGTAATGAGGGAGCAATCGTGCTCAAGGTATCAGCTCTGGGGAAAGAGGGATAAAATCCATGCTCGACTATATCTTCAAGGGATTCAGCCAGAGTAAGAGTTTGCCGGAGTACCTCCTGGTGTTGTGATTCAGGTAGGTGAAGCGCGATCACACTTAAGGCTTTAACTCTGTCAGATACATTTTCAATAGAAAGAGCGGCAGTAAGAGATTGATAAATCACCTCAAGCTGTTGTGATTCGGGCAGGTAGGACACGATATCCCCTAGGGCTTTGGCTTTAGAGCCTGAGTCTTCAATGGATTGAGCGACAGCGAGGGCTGTTTGAAGTGCGTCCTGCTGTTGAGATTCGGGTAGGTAGGGCGCGATATCCCTTAAGGCTTTGGCCTTGTCAGATGCATCCTCAAGAGATAGAACAGCGGTAAGAATTTTTTGGAGAAGGTCTGTCGCCGATTTGGGCAGATGGGAGACAATTGCGGTGAGAGCCTCAACTTTGGCGGATGAGCCAAATAATCCTTCCCATCCATGTGTGTCGATGGACAGAGAAAGAGTAAGGGCTTGTTGAAACACCTCCTGTTGTTGTGATTCCGGTAAGTGAGGGGCGATCGCACTTAAGGCTTTGACCTTGGTGGCTACATCCTGAATATCCTGAGCAGCGGTGAGGGTTTGTTGGAACACCTCTTTTTGTGATTCTGGCAGGTAAGGGGCGATCTCGCTTAAGGCTTCAATTTTGGTAGATGTTTCCTCAATCTCCTGAGCAGCGGTGAGGGCTTGCTGGAACACCTCTTTTTGTGATTCTGGCAGGTGAGGGGCAATTTTCATTAAGACTTCAGCTTTTTTATTTGGCCATTCGATCCCCTGAGCCGCGGTGAGGGCTTGTTGCAGCACCTGCTGTTGTTGTGACTCTGGCAGGTGAGGAGCAATCTCGATCAAGGCGTTCGCTTTGGCAGATGGTTCTTCAATATTTTGAGCAGTGGCAAGGGCTTCTTGGAAAACATCTGCGGGGGAGGGCAATAACTGAGAAGCTAATTCAACCAGTGCTTTCACCTTCTGCAAGGAATCAGGGATGCGATCGATCTCCGCCAGGCGATCGTCCACCCAAGTTCGTGAGTCTACTTCCCCTGTCTTTTCTTCATTCATGCCAGGCTGCCCCAAGCGACGGAAATACTGCCAATGATCAGATTTTGCCCGTGAAAAGCGACTTTTGTCAGCGACAATCTTAACTCACAGAGAAGAGGTGCCCCAGCCCGCCAACGACACCGAATAGCCATACTCCCGACAAAATTGGGTTAACTTCTCCGTGGCCTTTTTTGGCACCGTCGATCGCAACAGGGGCGTAAAGACCAGTAGGGCTGGCCGTGCCCATCCTGTTGGCTGAAGGGCTTCAAAATCTTGGCTGAGCGGTATCGCAACTGCCGCCATCACCTTGGCTTGCGGGACAATGTGATGGCCGCTTTGCTTCTGGCAAAATCAACATCGCATCACCAAAGGAATAAAAACGATACCCTTCCTCGATCGCAACCTGATACAGATCCAGCAACCGCTGCCGACCAATCAGGGCACTCACCAGCATCATCAAACTGGACTTTGGTAGGTGAAAATTGGTGATCAGACCATCGATAACCTGCCACTGGTAGCCCGGATAAATGAAGAGATTGGTTTTGCCGTATAAGGGTTGCAGGGTGCCTGACTGAGCGGCTGCTTCCAGCGATCGCACCACGGTTGTTCCTACGGCAATTACCCGTCCTCCCTGAGCCTGCGTTTGGCGAATGCGATCGACCGTATCCTGGGAGACTTCTGCCCATTCCGCGTGCATTTGATGCTGGGTAATGTCCTCCGCCTCTACAGGACGAAAGGTGCCGACCCCCACATGCAGGGTGACAAATGCCTTTTGAATTCCCCGATCGTCCAACCTTTGTAAGAGTTCGGGTGTGAAATGTAGGCCAGCAGTGGGGGCAGCAACGGCTCCCAGGCGATCGGCATACACGGTTTGATACTGGTCAGGGGTTGTGTCTGGATTCGAGATGTAGGGCGGTAACGGCACCTGACCAAATTCATAGAGCCAATCTTTCAGAAACTGCCCCGGAGGCACCTGAAACTCAATAATTCTGCCACTGGTGGTCGGATCTGAGGCTAACACCTTCGCTTTCAGGGGGGTCTGATCTGTTGCTGCATCAGTTGACGGCCCTTTGAACCAGATTTCCGCTCCCGGTTTGAGTCGTCTACCAGGCTTCACCAGCGCCAACCAGCGAGTCGCAAAGTCATCGACGGCTGGAGTCTCATCGGGCTGAGGTTCTAGTAACAGAATTTCTACCGAGAGGCCACTGGGTTTATGACCGTACAAGCGGGCGGGTAAGACGCGGGTATTGTTTAAAACCAGCAGGTCGCCCGGTTTGAGTAATTGAGGCAAATCCCGAAAGATGGCGTGAGTGTGTTCATTAGCATCTTTCACGACTAACAGACGGGCACTATCTCTGGGAACAACAGGAGCCTGAGCAATCCGGTCTGGGGGGAGAGTGTAATCGTAAGCGGACAGTAAGCGATCGCAATCCACTGGGCACATCCAACACTGAATCTGCCTTCATTAAACCATTCTTAAGATTTTCAAGAAATCAGGAGGCAAGAATCTGATTCCTGCGGTACTCCTCCCTTTTCATGTCGGAGCAGAAAGTTGGGAGGGAGAGGTCTGCCAAATGACGTTAATTGGGTGAAATCCCTCTGGTAATAGCGGGCTTCTCCCCTGTTGCAGTTTGTGGTTGCGATCGACGATAGAGGTATATGCATTGCCCATTGGGTAGACGAAACTATGGATTACCTCTACTACCTCGCCAATACCAGTCTTACCTTGAGAGTGGTTGAGTATCTTTACAGTGGCCGGCTGCCCGTTCAATTCCTGACTGTGATTCATCAGATTGACGGCTGGATCGTCCGCATCAAAATGAGAGAGTACCTGGAGCCGCATCAACACGGAGACTTTCAGGCATTTATGAATGAGTTGGGCGTTCCCTATACTCCAGATATTCGGGTTCAGATGGCTCTGTGGGGATTGGAAACGGGTCAATCTCCAGTCGATGTGATGCAACGCTATCAGGTAGCGATCGTGTCTCATGGCTTGCCCGATCGCGAAGAAATCGAAGAGTTCCGCAGGCAGTTTGTTCGTGGCTTGGGTTACTGTCCCGAAACGTTAGCTTAGGGCCGACGCGGATATTGGGCACGATGCCGCTGGCGGATTGCCTTTGGTTCCGGTTGAGCCAACCTTGACACCGATTCATCAGGAGACGGTTCCGGGTCTACTTCTGTGATTACAGGAATCGCGTCCGTTTCCAGGCTTTCCATTGCTTCTGGTTGAGCCAAATCCAGAGTTGGCTCTGACTCAGCCAAAGCAGGTTTAGAGTTTTCCCTCAATTCTTGCAGCGGCATAACCTCCAACTCGGGTTCGGGTTGGGTCAGGTCTGATAAAGGACGCACCCCTTCACTCAAAGCTAATTCCTGCTGCTCTTGCTTCAATTCCGGTAAGGCGACAACCTCCTTTTCCGTTTCCTTAACCGATAGCGGAATCCGCAACGGTTGCATCTCTTCGATCCAGCAACTGGCCAACGGTAGAGTTTGATCCAGATCTTCCAGGGGACGGGGCACCAGCATTACCGCATGGAGTTCCCCAATCCGTTCAGCCTCCACCATCCCGGCATCCAGGGCCACAGCGACATTGGCCACGGAACCCCGCACGATCGCCGTACACAGCCCCGCCCCGATCGTTTCATAAGCCGCCAATACCACATCTGCAGACTTGAGCATGGCATCGGCAGCACCCACCATTGCCGGAAAGCCACGAGTTTCCAGTAAACCAACGGCCTGATTGCTCAACTTACTATGTCCCCGGCCAGTCGCTAATTGGGCCAACCGATTGCCGATCGGCAACACAACTTCCAGATTGGGCATGGGACGGGGAATTACCAGCGTTGATAGCTTCTGGCCAAATTGTTCGGCTCGTTCGGCTCCTTCCTGAACCGCCAACCGGACATCGGCAACAGAACCCCGGACAATCGCCGTACAGTGACCGCTGCCAATCTTCTCATAACCCACCAGCGTCACCCCGGAGGACTTCAGCATGTGGTCGGCAATTCCCACGATCGCGGGAAAACTCTGGGCAGAAACCAACCCCAAAGCGGTATCAGTAAAATCTTCGCGTCGGCTCATTCAATCTAGAAGGGCGAGATCCGGTAGTTACTCTTATCCTAACTGCAATTCACTGACCCGGAAGTTCCCTGAGCACTTCCAGAAACTGGGAAGGCAGAAGGTAGCTGGGGAAGATGGGCAGGGTGAGGAAGGTAGAGAAGGCAGTGAGAAACAATTCAATATTCTAAATTCTCCCCATCTCCTCTATCTCCCCTCCCTCCACCCAATCCCCGATCGTTAAAATGGGCTTTTCCCTCTGCCTTTTTCCTTCTGCCCTCCTAACCTAGTCCTCCCAGGGGTCATCGGTAGATGGCAATGGCTCAGGAGTCGGCGGTGGCGGAGTCGGTTGACGATTGGGAAAGAGTTTGACCAGCAGTTGATTCACATACACCTGGCCGTAAACATTCATGCCAGAAGCCTGAGTTTCCAGCTTGGAGTTAGATGAATTTTCAGTTTCAGTCAGCGGTGCAGCAGGTAGGGAATTCTCCTGTCCCTCTACGGTGGCTGCCTCGGTGGGGGGATAGATGACGGTATCCGTGGCTTTCAACTCTTCAGGGTGACGGCTAGGATCGCCAATCAACGATCCGGGAGGAATCATCTGCCCCCATTCCACAGAGCCGTTATAAATGGTAGTGGCGGCTCCAATACAGGCATTGGCCCCGATTTTGACCGCTCCCACCAGCAGCACTTCTGCGCCAATGTTGGCTCCTTCCCCCACTTCCAACGTGCCGCTGTAGGCGTGCAGAATTGAGCCAATCCCAATACAGGCTCCAGTTTTAATGACAATCCGACTGTTTGGATCGGCCTGAATCAGCACGCCAGGAGCGATCGCAACCCCCGCCTGAATCGTGACATCCCCACTGATGTAGTAATGAGACGTACTGACAGGTCGCAGTTGCAAGGATAGCGGCAAGGACATGGAACCCCCTCTATGGAGTTAAAAGTGATGAATCGTACTCAACGAGAGCGCTTAGAACGCTCAACTTTCAACTCTCACAACTCCTGATTAGCGACCGTTCGGCTGCTGAATAATGGTTTCGACCACCCGGCGCTTCGCCTTTGGATCAATCCCAATCAGCCGCACATACTCTCCGGCATGGTCATGCATAAACGCATTGAGAGCAGAGAGCACTTCTGAATCCCGTCCCGTTGGCAGCGAACCACCACTTTGCCAGGAACTGGTCTTAAAGCGACGCTCATCGGCATACTCGGCTCCAATTCGATAGCCTTGAGCTAACAACTGACGGACTTGTTCAGCCACAGCCCCACCGACAGCCCCATTACTACTTCCCTGTCCTGCTGCAGGTGGAGTATAGGGAGAGGAAGGAGCATTATAGGTTGTACCGGAGTAACTGCTTGCTGGAGCCGCAGTGCCACCCGACTTCCCATTGGGGCGGTGAACAATTACTTCTGCCACCCGACGTTTTGCTCTGGGATCCACACCGACCAGCCGTACATAGTCTCGATCGTGCTCTGCCACAAACGCTTGCACAGCCGCCATCACTTCCGCTTCCCGACGACCCGGAACCGTCATGGCACTCTGCCAGGAACTGGTCTTAAAACGCCGTTCATCGGCATATTCCAGGCTGATCTGACAACCCTGGGCCAGCAACTGACCCACCTGTTGCATCACATCCTGACCCACACCGCCGGCAGCGGCACCAGACTGAGCCGGAGCTGCATATCCAGCAGCAGAACCGGGAGCCGCCGTTGCATAAGTGGAGCCATTGCTGGAAGCTGGAGAACCCTTACCGTTAGGACGTTGCACAATCACTTCGGCAATCCGCCGTTTGGCTTTCGGATCAATCCCAATTAAGCGCACGTATTCCCCTGGGTGCTCTTTCAGACAGGCTTCAACTGCCGCCAGTACATCAGATTCGCGTGTGGCGTGGATAGGGGCACAGCTATGCCAGGAACTGGTTTGGAAGCGGCGTACATCTGCGTGTTCGGTGCCAATCCGTGCGCCCTGAGCAATTAACTGCCGTACCTGGGCAACTACCTCTGCACTCAATCCGCCCGATCCATAGCTGGAGGCACTGGAACCGCCATAGCTGGCCGTCGCTCTGGGAGATGCATAGCTGCTGGAACTATAGCCAGAGGTTTGAATCGCCTGACCGGGCTGATCGCCAGGACGTTGAATAATTGTTTCCAGAACTCGCCTCTTCGCTTTCGGGTCAATGCCAATCAGACGCACGTATTCGCCTGTGTGTTCTTTCAAACAGGCTTGCAATTGCGTCAGTACGTCTGACTCCCGCGTGGTTTGAATCGGGGCACAACTCTTCCAGGAACTGGTCTGGAAGCGGCGATCGTCCGCATGTTCCGTCCCAATTCGATAGCCCTGGGCTAACAGTTGCCGCACCTGGCTGACTACATCTGTATCCATACTCCCTTCCTTTGTCCGGCTTTCTGAACCGCTTTCACCTGTTAAATTCGTTACTGTCAACTCACTCAATGCCTCTGGAACCGATGGGGTGTAAGCCCTGCTTTCAGGTCGGTGGTATCCCGATCGCACGCTATCCTGAATGCCAGCAATATGAGCCGCAATCTGAATATCGGACTCCTGAACATCTGGCAGCCGATCGGCCTGCTGCTGATCGGTAATCATGGAACCAGACGGAATAAATTTACCGGGCGGAATTTCCACGTCTTGAATTAAGACATGCATCATCACAATGCAATTGTGGCCAACCCGGGCATTAAAGACCGTAGACCGAAACCCAATAAAACAATTGTCCCCGATGTATACCGGCCCATGAATTAAGGCCATGTGGGTAATCGAGGTATTATCCCCAATCCACACCGAATAAGCCTGACCATCATCCCCAATGACCCGGCCCTGCTCCAACCCATGAATGACCACCCCATCCTGAACTTTGGATTGGTTCCCAATATGAAAAGGATTTCCCTCATCGGCCCGGATCGACGTTCCCGGTGCAATCAGCACGTTGGCACCAATCCGCACATCTCCGATCAGGTTGGAAAATGAGTGAATCGAAGCCGTTTCGTGAATTTTAGGTTCGGTCAGAGGTTTCGACCAAGGGATTGGAGGAGTCCCAGAACTACGGACTGCCATACGGTCAACTCTCCAAACTGAAAATGAAAGACTGGAACAGGGCGATCGGCACTCACCACTGTTCCCGCTTGCTATATAAGAGACCAGTTTCAACGCTCACTGTGTCAATAATGGCAATCACAGCGGCATCAACGGGGCGTTGTTCACTGCCTGACACTTGGCGAGCAGCGCTGCCGTGGCTCACGAGAACCCACTCGCCAATTCCCGCTCCGACGTTATCGGCTGCGACCTCGTACCCTGGTAGAATCTCGCCATTATCATCCAATAGTTGTAAGACGAGGAACTTGATTCCGCGAAGACTTGGCTCCTTTTGGGTACTGGTAACAGTGCCAAATACTCTGGCAATCTGCATCAGGTCTTAGGGGCGGTTAAGAGGACGAATACCGCTGACGCTCTCCCGGAAGGGTTCTACTGCCTCGGTGTAGCGAATTGGCAGAACATACTCCAGGTTCTCGTGGGGACGCGCAATGATGTGAGTAGACAGTACCTGGCCGCCGTTTACCCGCTTCACGTTCTCAATGCCAGCGGCTACAGAGGCTTGTACTTCTGATACATCCCCCCGCACGATCACTGTTACCCGTCCGCTGCCGATCTTTTCGTAGCCTACCAGCGTCACACGAGCGGCTTTCACCATCGCATCAGCGGCTTCTACGACAGCAGGGAAACCCAGAGTTTCAACCATTCCAACTGCGATTGCCATTGTCAATTCTCCCTTCCAATGAAATTTAACAAACTAAAATTGTTGAACCAAACAACGTTAGAGTCTCTGAAGGAATTCCGGTGAATTCTTCAGTGCTAAGTGCGGAACTGGTCTACCGCCTCGGTATAGCGAATCGGCAGCACATACTCCAGGTTTTCGTGGGGACGCGCAATGATGTGGGTTGAGATCACTTCCCCACCATTAACCCGCTTGGCAGATTCAATCCCAGCGGCGACAGAAGCCTGGACTTCCGACACATCACCCCGCACGATGACCGTCACCCGTCCGCTTCCAATTTTTTCGTACCCCACGAGAGTCACCCGAGCCGCTTTGACCATAGCGTCCGCCGCCTCAACAACGGCAGGAAACCCCCGCGTCTCAATCATTCCAACTGCGATCGGCATTCTTGTCTCCTGATAAGTGAAACTAATCTTTTTGAGAAGGGCTGATTTTTTTGACGGGAACGCCCATCGTTTTAAGCCTTATCAAATCGTTCACTATGCTTAAGACTAAGCATAGAGGTGGGGCTATCACTTGAGCAATATAAAGACCAATGATAGTTGCAAATTTCAGGCATTAGTCAAACTTATTAAAAGCTGAAACCCAATACTTCAAAGCTTTGTGAAGCTCAGGTCCGACCTGTCTGAAGATTTATTCCCCACCGATAGTCAGGTGAAAATGGCCTATGAATAGCTAGGCATCCTACGCTGAAGACCTTGCTACCTGGGCTTAAAGGTAAGGTCACGATCGCTGAATAGGATTTTCCCCCTCA from Leptodesmis sichuanensis A121 includes:
- a CDS encoding P-loop NTPase fold protein; protein product: MNEEKTGEVDSRTWVDDRLAEIDRIPDSLQKVKALVELASQLLPSPADVFQEALATAQNIEEPSAKANALIEIAPHLPESQQQQVLQQALTAAQGIEWPNKKAEVLMKIAPHLPESQKEVFQQALTAAQEIEETSTKIEALSEIAPYLPESQKEVFQQTLTAAQDIQDVATKVKALSAIAPHLPESQQQEVFQQALTLSLSIDTHGWEGLFGSSAKVEALTAIVSHLPKSATDLLQKILTAVLSLEDASDKAKALRDIAPYLPESQQQDALQTALAVAQSIEDSGSKAKALGDIVSYLPESQQLEVIYQSLTAALSIENVSDRVKALSVIALHLPESQHQEVLRQTLTLAESLEDIVEHGFYPSFPRADTLSTIAPSLPESAPELLQKFLFLAQSPENSYAKVAALGAISSHLSQFTPDLLHQVLIVARSFKDPFDKATILSAIASCLSKSQQSEVLQRALILAQSLEDPYFKAVALSEIAPYLSKLQQPGIFYLALTTALSIQNSSSRAKALSEIAPRLPESATDLLQQALNSAQSLDNSQYKAVALSAIASCLPESQKADVLQQALTVVESIGTNVANALQFAMRSSDRAAALRAISPRLPESATHLFRKTLNLIQALDDSQNKATALIAIAPQLPKSSVDLLEQARAIAQGIEESLYRAMGLGAIAPRLPESQQQELLQQAHGLLQQGLTAVSAMKHSYDLMAIAPQLAPQLTPATLKLFTEAALNQAEAAIILASPVSRFPEDFLLLLPANRHPVALEIVQHLSGNEDKVKFLSALIPRLPPGRFPAVLKLIETEITDDRFRAETLSNLMPYLPSAQFSEAIKLVEGSIQNPYHRTSALEALTPFLEIDCFDAVLRLVETLPLPQLQSRVLSSLATALITQAEQKTTLTATQSAEPENQFYQDGYNRLIPLTIGLGATKRDDFSYERAVSDIFSRLAPLLKHSAETTQATFFETIYNLADPGYQAEVLIALAPDFPQQVNELLQHYQGDDYRAVLKVKIQLALAGNSDTTTIAEPLGSLEAIQGKYYQAEALVEIARHPVGSRTHGLQIMALRWIGELNENPYLQAEYLQRLIPSLEARERIEAINVIGDIRDHYHRVSARVALAQTFPESEIFNAALADARNLESRVHKIEQLSQLAIDMPELLPEIIKLAESLHIDQSSETTEDRNNETETFAIKIERRDILLALAPHLPMRINREVKRELALGRLISRELYDRALFLLARGYRDALQGGTLRNDAAQDRDLLDLKNEINALSGLLLMRDLEPPMAVGILGGWGGGKSYIMHLMQAQMTTIRSRPVHPIEAWNENPNYEKLSPYVGHIYQIKFDAWTFAKSDLWASLMQTIFFELNRQITLEQKLFKFFRDNGIDPYAKNSPYGDIWKVLYQVRDEERDYFLERVLQKSDLENLDPAQQQKIDELLWKTRDVVKQAATEELHKQETALQSVNDRLKQKQEQLETAKTQLKKSQEPEVQELVGQVNQILIVSGVLLRKRIGDDAFRDISQQITSLLPPDLTAESLRKFGGDLRLLISNILEGTDADGKPYNFSCKVFKQWGRKNLALIVIFCGFAAASVVAPLLIAWQLPGAIVPQLVAFIAPLLPAIGMAQKLWRAGQRWYDQAKQALLDCETQIKDSQTVLKRETQRFQKHQEERIATLQAEIEKLTQQAQELEKQVQEAREAVPDNVYASLQEFVDNRIKDGIYDKNLGLMHQVKEDLTNLSYRLLPPPPGSQEYIHKLNDLKAVFPRGPARVVVYIDDLDRCPPRRVVQVLEAVQLLVKTPLFIAVLAIDERYITRALEQFYKGVLLRHGSPSGTDYLEKIIQIPYRVRPIMANTLETYLRAQVVLQDSATGGAKFSEFSRQEFNMLLECCRQVDLTPRTIKRLTNVYKLFKIVCRTRGTKPSLQVQQAILALLALSGRYPNLMRGIFEDIQTCFEEQRTRQQAEQMSYFLHLESPLRDFFRNYQLPEGDRYLQREFEKLQHDALQTEILPRNLTLHDMSHEIFNLIRSFSFVGEIGEDPEDYRISGPVVQENEALSMF
- the queA gene encoding tRNA preQ1(34) S-adenosylmethionine ribosyltransferase-isomerase QueA, which encodes MCPVDCDRLLSAYDYTLPPDRIAQAPVVPRDSARLLVVKDANEHTHAIFRDLPQLLKPGDLLVLNNTRVLPARLYGHKPSGLSVEILLLEPQPDETPAVDDFATRWLALVKPGRRLKPGAEIWFKGPSTDAATDQTPLKAKVLASDPTTSGRIIEFQVPPGQFLKDWLYEFGQVPLPPYISNPDTTPDQYQTVYADRLGAVAAPTAGLHFTPELLQRLDDRGIQKAFVTLHVGVGTFRPVEAEDITQHQMHAEWAEVSQDTVDRIRQTQAQGGRVIAVGTTVVRSLEAAAQSGTLQPLYGKTNLFIYPGYQWQVIDGLITNFHLPKSSLMMLVSALIGRQRLLDLYQVAIEEGYRFYSFGDAMLILPEAKRPSHCPASQGDGGSCDTAQPRF